The DNA window GCCTGCATGGTGGGGAGTGCCGTTCCCGCGTACGCGGAATCCCCGGTGTCGCAACGACCGGCGACCGCTCGGCCGGCGCTCGGCGCCGACGCCGCCAGCGTGGCCTTCCAGCAGCGGCTGGACAGCTCCCTGCAGCGCATGCTGGACGCCGTCCTCGGCCCCGGCCGCTCGGCGGTCACCACCAGCGTCGAACTGAACCTCGACCAGGTCGTCACCTCCAGCACCACTCACGCCTGGGACCCGGCCACCGGCGCCCTGTCGGAGCGGATCAGCGCGCGCTCCTACACCGCCGGCAACGGCGGCACACGGTACGAGAGCAGCACCGAGTCCCGGGTCACCGCGCTCGACGAACTGCGGGAGACCCGCCGGCAGGCACCCGGCGACGTCGTCCGGCTCTCCGTCGCCGTCCTCGTCGACGACACCGCGGCGGCGAAGGTCGACCTGGCTCAAGTCCGTGAACTGGTCAGCGTGGCGGCCGGTGCCGACGCCGGCCGCGGCGACCGGGTGACGGTCACCGCCATGCCGATGCACACCGAGGCGGCCGCCGTCGCCCAGCCGGAGACCGAGTCGCACGCCGCGCTGCTCATCGCCGGGGCACTTCTCCTGCTGGCCGGGGTCATGCTGCTGGCTGCTCTGCGGTGGCGGCGGAGGCGGAGCCGGGCGGTCCCTGTGCAGGCCGACTGGCGGGAACCGCTGCGCGTCGAGTCGCAGCTCCAGCCCTCGCCGGTAGCCGCCACCGCCGTCGCACCGATCAGCGCGGCGCCCCACCGTGACGATCGGGAGCGGCAGCGCGCCATCCAGGCGATGGACCCGGCTCAGGCCGCGCAGCAGCTACGCGGCTGGATCGGCCCCGGCTGAGGAGTTGGCGGACTTTTATTGAACATTCAACCTTCACGGCGTACGGTGGGAGTTGTTGAAGGTTCAATTAGAGATTCGCCCTCAGGAGTGACCGTGACCCCGAGCAGCCCCGGCGAAGCCACCGCGATCGCCGACGCCCGTATTCCGGCCGAGCACCCGTTCGCCGCGCACCTGCGGCGGGTCGCCGCTCTCGAGCAGGCCGACCCGCACCGTGCCTGGACGCCCGAGGACGGGCCGATGCCCAGCCTCTACCTCTCGCACGGTGGCGGCCCGATGCCGTTCGAGAGCCCGCAGTGGCTCGACCCGCTGCACGCGTGGGCACGCAACCTGCCCAAGCCGAAGGCGATCCTGATCGTGAGCGCGCACTGGGAGTCGGCCCCGCTGTCGGTCAGCGCCGTCCAGCCGGACGAGCTGGTCTACGACTTCGGCGGCTTCGACGCGCTCTACTACACCTTCCGGTACGACACCCCGGACGCCGGTGACCTGACCCGGCAGGTCGCCGCGATGATGCCGGACACCGAACAGGTGCACCAGCACAACCGGCGCGGCCTGGATCACGGCGCCTGGGTGCCCATGAAGATCATGTACCCGGCAGCCGACATCCCGGTGCTGCAATTGAGCCTGCCCACCGAGGACCCGGACAAGCTGCTCGCCCTCGGCCGGCGACTGCGGCCGCTGCGGGAGCAGGGCGTGCTGGTGATCGGCTCCGGTCACATGACGCACGGGCTGCCGTTCCTGAACCGCGAGATGATCATGCACAACAAGGTGCCGGGCTGGTCGGCCGACTTCGACGCCTGGGCCGCCGACGCCCTGGCCCGCGGTGACGTCAACGAGCTCGCCCGGTTCCGCACCGCCGCGCCCGGCATGCCCTACGCCCACCCGACCGTCGAACACTTCACCCCGCTGTTCGTGACGCTCGGCGCGGCCACCGACCCCACCGCGCCGGTCGTCACGACGCTCGACGGCTACGGCGTCGGCCTCTCCCGGCGCTCTTTCCAGGCCGCCTGACCGGCGGGCCGCGGGTGCCGGGTCCCTACCCCGGCCGGGCCGCTATTGTTTGCTCTCGAACAAGCGTTCAGGCCGAGGTGGAACGATGGTGGAGGAGGTGGCTGTGGTGACGAGTACACGGGCTCTCGACGTGCTGATCGTGGATGACGACGACGCGGATGCCCTGATGATCGAAGAGGCCCTGGAGACGGCAGCGGTCCCGCCGCACGTGCACCGGGTCGCCGACGGCGCTCAGGCCCTGGAGTACCTGCGCCGCGAGGGCGTCTACGCGGGCGTGCAGCGGCCGGACCTGATCCTGCTCGACCTCAACATGCCCCGGATGGGTGGCCGCGAGGTCCTCGCCGAGATCCGTGAGGACGCCGAGCTGACCGCGATCCCGGTGGTCGTGCTCACCACCTCCAACGCGGTGCCGGACATCGTCGGCAGCTACTCCGGGCACGCCAGCGCCTACATCACCAAGCCGATGGAACTCGACGCGTTCGAGGCGGTCGTGCAGCAGATCAACCGCTTCTACGGCAGCGTGGCCAGCCTCCCGTCCACCGCCTGAGCGGTGGGTCAGCGCAGCCGCACGACCCGGGAACCGAACCGGGCGCGTACGGCGATCGTCGTGCCGGTCCGGTCGACGTGGGTCCACCTGCCGGACCGGGCGCCGCACGGCTGCCCCGGCCGGGGGAGGACCCCGCTCACGGTGGTGGACTGGCGTCCGGTCAGGGCGATGCCGGTCATCTGGTTCTTGACCCGGGGCTGGTAGGTGACCCGGGTGCTGATCA is part of the Actinoplanes missouriensis 431 genome and encodes:
- a CDS encoding flagellar M-ring protein FliF C-terminal domain-containing protein is translated as MQNSPATARAGRPVAALLALTLAACMVGSAVPAYAESPVSQRPATARPALGADAASVAFQQRLDSSLQRMLDAVLGPGRSAVTTSVELNLDQVVTSSTTHAWDPATGALSERISARSYTAGNGGTRYESSTESRVTALDELRETRRQAPGDVVRLSVAVLVDDTAAAKVDLAQVRELVSVAAGADAGRGDRVTVTAMPMHTEAAAVAQPETESHAALLIAGALLLLAGVMLLAALRWRRRRSRAVPVQADWREPLRVESQLQPSPVAATAVAPISAAPHRDDRERQRAIQAMDPAQAAQQLRGWIGPG
- a CDS encoding dioxygenase family protein, with product MTPSSPGEATAIADARIPAEHPFAAHLRRVAALEQADPHRAWTPEDGPMPSLYLSHGGGPMPFESPQWLDPLHAWARNLPKPKAILIVSAHWESAPLSVSAVQPDELVYDFGGFDALYYTFRYDTPDAGDLTRQVAAMMPDTEQVHQHNRRGLDHGAWVPMKIMYPAADIPVLQLSLPTEDPDKLLALGRRLRPLREQGVLVIGSGHMTHGLPFLNREMIMHNKVPGWSADFDAWAADALARGDVNELARFRTAAPGMPYAHPTVEHFTPLFVTLGAATDPTAPVVTTLDGYGVGLSRRSFQAA
- a CDS encoding response regulator; amino-acid sequence: MVEEVAVVTSTRALDVLIVDDDDADALMIEEALETAAVPPHVHRVADGAQALEYLRREGVYAGVQRPDLILLDLNMPRMGGREVLAEIREDAELTAIPVVVLTTSNAVPDIVGSYSGHASAYITKPMELDAFEAVVQQINRFYGSVASLPSTA